Proteins encoded in a region of the Scrofimicrobium sp. R131 genome:
- a CDS encoding ABC transporter ATP-binding protein, producing the protein MSLIEVRNLTKFYGPRPAIYDLSLNLEAGQVVGLMGDNGAGKTTLLKILAGLLADWQGSVTIAGKTPGPETKAMVSYLPDVSFLRPNLTPELAIAQYARFFADFDQERAHQMIEYFGLAPTQRLKEMSKGMQEKVQISLTMARNANVYLLDEPISGVDPASREIIMRGIITQFAPQSLMLLSTHLVHDVEPIVDSVVFLRAGQVLLAGNADELRSQYQMGLDALFRKVYQA; encoded by the coding sequence ATGAGCCTCATTGAAGTGCGGAACTTAACCAAGTTCTATGGACCGCGACCCGCAATTTACGACCTGTCCTTGAACTTGGAGGCCGGCCAGGTGGTCGGTCTGATGGGAGACAACGGAGCGGGAAAGACCACCCTGTTGAAAATCTTGGCCGGACTGCTGGCCGACTGGCAGGGAAGTGTCACGATCGCTGGGAAGACACCGGGACCAGAAACGAAAGCCATGGTCTCCTACCTGCCGGACGTGTCGTTCCTCCGTCCGAACTTGACCCCTGAACTGGCCATTGCCCAGTACGCCCGGTTCTTCGCCGACTTCGACCAGGAGCGGGCCCACCAGATGATCGAGTACTTCGGCCTGGCTCCGACGCAACGGCTGAAGGAAATGTCCAAGGGGATGCAGGAAAAGGTGCAGATCTCCCTGACGATGGCTCGAAACGCCAACGTCTACCTGCTGGACGAGCCGATTTCCGGGGTGGACCCGGCCTCGCGCGAGATCATCATGCGGGGGATCATCACCCAGTTTGCGCCGCAGTCGCTCATGCTGCTTTCGACCCACCTGGTTCACGACGTCGAACCGATTGTCGACTCGGTGGTCTTCTTGCGAGCCGGGCAGGTCCTGCTGGCCGGCAACGCGGACGAGCTTCGCTCTCAGTATCAGATGGGCCTCGATGCCCTGTTCCGGAAGGTGTACCAAGCATGA
- a CDS encoding GntR family transcriptional regulator, with amino-acid sequence MDFDEARPLWTQLVDEFHRRIGGGQWKPGNRIPSVRELALELGVNPNTVQKALAELDREGLTLSERTAGRYVADDQNLIRSTRSHLAGHAATAYVETARAVGLKLAEALNLVEQRWESKEGA; translated from the coding sequence GTGGACTTTGATGAAGCCCGGCCGTTGTGGACGCAGCTGGTGGATGAGTTCCACCGGCGCATCGGCGGCGGTCAGTGGAAACCCGGAAACCGAATTCCGAGTGTGCGCGAACTGGCACTCGAGTTGGGGGTCAACCCCAACACCGTTCAAAAGGCGCTCGCTGAGCTCGACCGGGAGGGATTGACCCTGTCCGAGCGAACCGCGGGACGCTATGTAGCCGACGACCAAAATCTGATCCGATCCACCAGATCCCATCTGGCCGGACATGCGGCCACCGCCTACGTGGAAACCGCTCGAGCCGTGGGATTGAAGTTAGCTGAAGCGCTAAACCTGGTGGAGCAGCGATGGGAAAGCAAGGAGGGGGCATGA